One part of the Archaeoglobaceae archaeon genome encodes these proteins:
- a CDS encoding V-type ATP synthase subunit D: MAEVQPTRMELIKLRRRIKMAVRGHALLKMKRDGLIMEFRELLEEAKVAIQKMVDNYNKAQQKLLIAMAVDGFPALRSIALSCCQIPPNFTLKRKSIMGVVVPVIKREKVARRAIEKPYGILSTSVRVDEAVTAYEELVDSILEVAEIETTIRRLLEEIERTKRRVNALEYRVIPRMNELARFIAFKLEEMDRENIIRLKKLKMKKAKR, translated from the coding sequence ATGGCAGAAGTTCAACCGACGAGAATGGAACTAATAAAGCTCAGAAGAAGAATAAAAATGGCTGTTCGCGGGCACGCGTTGCTGAAGATGAAAAGGGATGGCTTGATAATGGAGTTCAGAGAACTGCTTGAGGAAGCAAAGGTTGCAATTCAGAAAATGGTTGACAATTACAACAAGGCTCAGCAGAAGCTCTTGATTGCAATGGCGGTCGATGGCTTTCCCGCATTGCGCTCAATAGCACTTTCATGCTGTCAGATCCCGCCGAATTTTACGCTAAAAAGGAAAAGCATAATGGGCGTAGTAGTGCCTGTGATCAAAAGAGAGAAAGTGGCAAGAAGGGCAATAGAGAAACCTTACGGGATCCTGAGCACAAGCGTCAGAGTTGATGAGGCGGTTACAGCCTACGAAGAGCTCGTTGACTCGATTCTTGAAGTTGCGGAGATCGAAACCACGATCAGAAGATTGCTTGAAGAGATTGAAAGGACTAAGCGTAGAGTTAATGCTCTCGAATACAGAGTTATTCCAAGAATGAATGAGCTTGCAAGGTTCATAGCCTTTAAGCTTGAGGAAATGGATCGAGAGAACATAATAAGGTTGAAGAAGCTCAAGATGAAAAAGGCGAAGAGGTAA
- a CDS encoding V-type ATP synthase subunit F — protein MKMAVIGDMDFVTGFMLAGITDIYEVSKDEEIVKAVEDVLKRKDIGVVAIKSEFLKKLPVALRREIDERVEPTFIAVGATGGVEEIKEKIRKAIGVELWK, from the coding sequence ATGAAGATGGCGGTAATAGGAGACATGGACTTTGTCACAGGCTTCATGCTTGCTGGTATCACAGATATATATGAGGTTTCGAAAGATGAGGAAATTGTTAAAGCGGTTGAGGATGTTTTAAAGAGAAAAGATATTGGTGTTGTTGCGATAAAGTCGGAATTTTTGAAAAAATTGCCCGTGGCACTGCGCAGGGAGATAGACGAGAGGGTTGAGCCAACATTCATCGCTGTCGGTGCAACGGGCGGAGTTGAGGAAATTAAGGAAAAGATAAGAAAGGCGATAGGTGTTGAGCTATGGAAGTAA
- a CDS encoding ATP synthase subunit B, protein MEEYKTITQVAGPLIFVEKTKPVAYGELVNVVLPDGSVRKGQVLDTSKNIVVVQMFEGTRGIDKSCSVRFTGDIVKLNCSKDLLGRILSGSGEPIDGGPAIIPEERIPIVGAAINPYARKYPREFIQTGISAIDGMNTLVRGQKLPIFSGSGLPHNDIALQIARQAKVRGQAEEFAVVFAAMGITYEEAYQFMKEFERTGALERAVVFLNLAKDPAIERIITPRMALTAAEYLAYTYDYHVLVILTDMTNYCEALREISAAREEVPGRRGYPGYMYTDLATIYERAGRIRGRKGTITQFPILTMPADDITHPIPDLTGYITEGQIVLSRELHAKGIYPPINVLPSLSRLMKEGIGAGMTRDDHKQWNDQMYAAYAEGVDLRGLVAIVGEEALSERDRLFLKFADEFERRFVNQGKYEDRDIETTLDLGWELLSMLPERELTKIERKYIEKYHPAYKKKTQGA, encoded by the coding sequence ATGGAGGAATACAAGACGATTACCCAAGTAGCGGGCCCTCTAATCTTTGTAGAGAAAACGAAGCCAGTGGCTTATGGTGAACTCGTGAATGTTGTTCTTCCAGATGGCTCAGTAAGGAAAGGTCAGGTTCTCGACACTTCAAAGAATATTGTGGTTGTGCAGATGTTCGAGGGCACAAGAGGCATTGACAAAAGCTGTAGCGTTCGTTTCACAGGAGACATAGTAAAGCTGAATTGCTCCAAAGATTTGCTTGGGAGAATCTTAAGCGGTTCAGGAGAACCAATTGACGGAGGACCAGCAATTATTCCTGAAGAGAGAATACCAATCGTTGGTGCAGCAATAAATCCCTATGCAAGAAAGTATCCGAGAGAGTTCATTCAGACTGGAATTTCTGCAATCGACGGGATGAACACACTCGTTCGTGGGCAGAAGCTTCCGATCTTCAGTGGTAGCGGTTTACCGCACAACGACATAGCCTTGCAAATTGCTCGCCAAGCGAAGGTTCGTGGGCAGGCTGAAGAATTCGCTGTAGTTTTTGCTGCGATGGGCATAACTTATGAGGAGGCATATCAGTTCATGAAAGAATTCGAAAGGACTGGAGCTCTTGAAAGGGCGGTAGTGTTCCTAAATCTTGCAAAGGATCCCGCCATAGAGAGAATAATAACTCCGAGAATGGCATTAACCGCTGCGGAGTATTTAGCCTACACTTACGACTACCACGTCCTTGTTATTCTGACTGACATGACAAACTACTGCGAAGCTCTGCGAGAAATAAGCGCTGCAAGAGAAGAAGTCCCGGGAAGACGCGGGTATCCGGGATACATGTATACCGACTTGGCAACGATCTACGAGAGAGCGGGGAGAATTCGTGGGAGAAAGGGCACAATTACGCAGTTCCCAATTCTTACGATGCCCGCAGACGACATAACTCACCCGATCCCAGATCTTACGGGCTATATCACAGAAGGACAGATCGTTCTGAGCAGAGAGCTTCACGCTAAGGGTATTTATCCACCCATTAACGTGCTCCCGTCGCTTAGCAGGCTGATGAAAGAGGGAATCGGGGCGGGAATGACGAGAGATGATCACAAGCAGTGGAACGATCAGATGTATGCTGCCTACGCTGAGGGCGTAGATCTTCGCGGTTTAGTTGCGATCGTTGGCGAAGAGGCTTTGAGCGAAAGAGATCGCCTATTCCTGAAGTTTGCAGACGAATTTGAACGCAGATTCGTCAATCAGGGCAAATATGAGGACAGAGACATCGAGACAACGCTCGATCTCGGCTGGGAATTGCTTAGCATGCTTCCAGAAAGAGAACTGACAAAGATCGAGAGAAAATACATCGAGAAATACCATCCCGCTTACAAAAAGAAGACACAGGGAGCTTAA
- a CDS encoding MaoC family dehydratase translates to MAGFSELIGIYLKLGGDYKEFKKLSGELNVGYKFNFAKKITEADVQLFGLISGDMNPIHFDEEFAKKTRFGGRVAHGMLTTSLVSTALAMLPGTVVLLETNFRYTSPVRIGDLVNAECEIVEKEKNRFKVAVICKVSDKVVAEGWAKILIWQ, encoded by the coding sequence ATGGCGGGTTTTTCCGAGCTTATAGGCATATATTTAAAGCTTGGCGGAGACTACAAAGAATTCAAAAAGCTTTCTGGCGAGTTAAACGTTGGATATAAGTTCAATTTTGCAAAAAAGATCACAGAAGCGGATGTTCAGCTATTCGGACTTATCTCTGGTGATATGAATCCGATCCACTTTGACGAGGAATTTGCAAAGAAGACAAGATTCGGCGGTAGAGTTGCCCACGGAATGCTCACAACAAGCCTTGTCTCAACAGCTCTGGCAATGCTTCCCGGAACAGTTGTTCTTCTAGAAACGAATTTCAGGTACACTTCTCCAGTTAGAATCGGAGATCTCGTTAATGCGGAATGCGAAATAGTTGAGAAGGAGAAGAACAGGTTTAAAGTTGCGGTAATTTGCAAGGTTTCTGACAAAGTTGTTGCAGAGGGATGGGCTAAGATCTTAATATGGCAGTGA
- a CDS encoding ATP synthase subunit A translates to MEVSVGEIFRISGPLVVAEGLKARMYDLCKVGEAKLMGEVVGLAGDKVLIQVYEDTSGVRPGEKVVNTGMPLSVDLGPGLIGNIYDGVQRPLPLLKEISGDFISRGIEAPGIDKKKKWEFQPLIKKGDEVKAGQIIGKVQETEVVAHRILVPPNVKGGKVKEVYSGNFTVDEPIAVLEDGTELKMAHKWPVRIPRPYIEKLPPVVPLLTGQRILDTFFPIAKGGTAAIPGPFGSGKTVTQHQLAKWSDANIVVYIGCGERGNEMTEVLEEFPELIDPRTGKPLMLRTVLVANTSNMPVAAREASVYTGITIAEYFRDMGYDVALQADSTSRWAEAMRELSGRLEEMPGEEGYPAYLASRLAEFYERAGRVKTLSGEIGSVSVVGAVSPPGGDFSEPVTQNTLRIVKAFWGLDAKLAGRRHFPAINWLISYSLYTGTLAEWYAKNVAPDWNELRTWAMSVLQEEATLQEIVMLVGSDALPESQRVLLLVARIIREFYLSQYAYHEIDSYCDIKKQYDMLKAIKTVNDWFYKALEAGKTYEEIEKVEGFDEFMRSKLEADYKTAMTKAMEKMKKSLGV, encoded by the coding sequence ATGGAAGTAAGCGTTGGTGAGATATTTAGGATCTCAGGACCCCTCGTTGTTGCTGAGGGACTTAAGGCAAGGATGTATGATCTCTGTAAGGTAGGAGAAGCGAAACTAATGGGTGAAGTCGTTGGCTTAGCGGGAGACAAGGTGTTGATCCAAGTGTACGAAGATACTTCAGGAGTTAGACCGGGCGAAAAAGTTGTGAACACAGGAATGCCTTTAAGCGTCGATCTCGGTCCAGGGCTAATAGGAAACATCTACGACGGAGTTCAAAGACCATTACCACTTCTGAAGGAGATCAGCGGAGACTTCATTAGCCGAGGTATCGAGGCTCCAGGCATTGACAAAAAGAAGAAATGGGAATTTCAGCCATTAATAAAGAAAGGAGATGAAGTTAAAGCTGGTCAAATCATTGGAAAGGTTCAGGAGACTGAAGTAGTTGCGCACCGCATTCTTGTGCCCCCAAACGTTAAAGGAGGTAAGGTAAAGGAAGTTTACTCTGGAAACTTCACAGTTGATGAACCCATTGCGGTGCTCGAAGATGGAACTGAGCTAAAGATGGCCCACAAGTGGCCAGTAAGAATTCCAAGACCATACATTGAGAAATTACCACCAGTTGTGCCTTTGCTGACAGGGCAGAGAATTCTTGACACGTTTTTCCCGATTGCAAAAGGAGGTACCGCTGCAATTCCAGGACCGTTTGGCAGTGGTAAGACTGTAACTCAGCATCAGCTTGCAAAGTGGAGTGATGCTAACATCGTCGTTTACATAGGCTGTGGAGAGCGTGGCAATGAGATGACAGAAGTTCTTGAAGAATTCCCTGAGCTAATAGATCCGAGAACTGGAAAGCCATTAATGCTGAGAACTGTGCTTGTGGCAAATACCTCAAACATGCCTGTAGCCGCAAGAGAGGCAAGCGTTTATACTGGAATCACAATAGCTGAATACTTCAGGGATATGGGCTACGACGTTGCTTTGCAGGCTGATTCGACTTCGCGTTGGGCAGAGGCGATGAGAGAGCTTTCTGGAAGGCTCGAAGAAATGCCCGGCGAAGAAGGATATCCAGCGTATCTTGCTTCAAGACTTGCAGAATTCTATGAAAGAGCTGGAAGAGTGAAGACTTTGAGCGGAGAAATTGGAAGTGTAAGCGTCGTGGGAGCAGTTTCGCCACCAGGTGGAGACTTCAGTGAACCGGTCACTCAGAATACGTTGAGAATAGTAAAAGCATTCTGGGGACTCGATGCCAAGCTCGCTGGGAGAAGACATTTCCCTGCAATAAACTGGCTTATTAGCTACAGCCTATACACAGGAACTCTTGCAGAGTGGTATGCAAAAAACGTGGCTCCTGACTGGAATGAATTGCGCACATGGGCAATGAGCGTTCTGCAGGAAGAGGCGACATTGCAGGAGATCGTGATGCTCGTTGGAAGCGATGCTCTGCCAGAATCTCAGCGTGTATTATTGCTCGTTGCAAGGATTATAAGGGAGTTCTATCTGTCCCAGTATGCATATCACGAGATTGACAGCTACTGCGATATTAAAAAGCAATATGACATGCTCAAGGCAATTAAAACGGTGAACGACTGGTTCTACAAGGCTCTTGAAGCTGGAAAGACTTACGAGGAGATTGAAAAAGTAGAAGGCTTTGACGAGTTCATGAGGAGTAAGCTCGAGGCTGATTACAAGACCGCGATGACCAAGGCGATGGAGAAAATGAAGAAAAGCCTGGGGGTGTGA